Proteins from one bacterium genomic window:
- a CDS encoding YkgJ family cysteine cluster protein — protein MSEEAFVFDCLNFPCQDACCSYGVDVRPEERERLIRGGYATAEDFTGPTEEDGELYYRTRVNGRRCVFLKENARGCRLHEFDVKPEVCNVFPCDEEEAREMYEDGTLPCFPHISFPVPSAESE, from the coding sequence ATGAGCGAAGAAGCGTTTGTCTTTGATTGTCTGAATTTTCCCTGTCAGGACGCCTGTTGTTCGTACGGCGTGGACGTGCGGCCGGAAGAGCGCGAACGCCTCATCCGTGGGGGGTACGCTACAGCGGAGGATTTCACCGGTCCGACAGAGGAGGATGGAGAACTTTATTACCGCACCCGCGTCAACGGACGCCGCTGCGTGTTCTTGAAAGAAAACGCACGTGGCTGCCGTTTGCATGAGTTTGATGTCAAGCCAGAGGTCTGCAACGTGTTTCCATGCGATGAGGAGGAAGCCCGGGAGATGTACGAAGACGGAACCCTGCCCTGCTTTCCCCACATCTCTTTTCCGGTGCCCAGCGCCGAGTCCGAGTAG
- a CDS encoding SUF system NifU family Fe-S cluster assembly protein: MALDELYQEILLDHYKHPRNKGRVENADLTVDLKNPFCGDEILLTVRFDQDKISAMAFEGHGCVISQASASLMTEKIKGLGIDEARKVIERFQRMLKREADEHNGTGCSAACRPHASDEELDELNALQGVCAYPSRVKCAMLAWRSLMQALEQKKQTT, encoded by the coding sequence ATGGCTCTAGATGAACTTTACCAGGAGATCCTGCTCGATCATTACAAACATCCGCGCAACAAAGGTCGCGTGGAAAATGCAGACCTCACGGTGGACCTGAAAAATCCATTTTGCGGCGATGAGATCCTATTGACCGTGCGCTTTGATCAGGATAAAATTTCCGCCATGGCCTTTGAAGGCCATGGCTGCGTCATCAGTCAGGCATCCGCTTCGTTGATGACCGAAAAGATCAAAGGACTTGGCATAGACGAAGCCAGAAAGGTGATCGAGCGGTTTCAGCGTATGCTGAAGAGGGAGGCGGACGAGCACAACGGCACTGGCTGCAGCGCCGCCTGCCGTCCCCATGCGTCAGATGAAGAGCTGGATGAGTTGAACGCCCTGCAGGGCGTTTGTGCGTACCCCTCGCGCGTCAAATGCGCGATGTTAGCCTGGCGATCTCTGATGCAGGCCCTGGAGCAAAAAAAGCAGACCACGTAA
- a CDS encoding cysteine desulfurase, producing MALDVGKIRRDFPIFQQMENEGWVYLDSAATSQKPRSVLAAMNRFYEQENANAHRSSYALAERATLRYEAARERVRRFINAAATEEIIFTRNTTESINLAAFGWAGKFLRPGDEILISEMEHHSNLVPWQQVCRRTGAQLKFIEFDEQGRLLMDQFHQLLSPRTRLVAVAHMSNSLGTIHPVEEIIAAAHGAGSLVLIDAAQSAPHARLDVQALDADLVAFSAHKMLGPLGIGVLYGRRSLLEEMDPLLFGGNMISRVEQHKTTWNDLPWKLEAGTQNLAGAVGLAAALDYLDGLGLEAIETHDIQLGRAAMQRLSAIPGLQVYGPLKAHGPVVSFNLENIHPHDLATYLDQERVAVRSGHHCCQLVMKRLKVAATVRASFYLYNDEEDVRRLAAALDQAKDYFKKWL from the coding sequence ATGGCTCTTGATGTAGGCAAAATACGCCGTGACTTTCCCATCTTTCAACAAATGGAGAACGAAGGATGGGTCTATCTGGATAGCGCCGCCACTTCGCAAAAGCCTCGAAGCGTGTTGGCGGCCATGAATCGCTTTTATGAGCAGGAGAACGCCAACGCCCATCGCAGCAGCTATGCACTGGCAGAGCGGGCGACGCTCCGTTATGAGGCGGCGCGGGAACGCGTTCGCAGGTTCATCAACGCGGCTGCGACCGAAGAGATTATCTTTACGCGTAACACCACGGAATCCATCAATCTGGCGGCCTTTGGTTGGGCGGGCAAATTTCTTCGCCCCGGCGACGAAATCCTGATCAGCGAGATGGAGCACCACAGTAATCTGGTTCCATGGCAGCAGGTGTGCCGCCGCACCGGCGCTCAGTTGAAATTCATCGAGTTCGACGAGCAGGGCCGGTTGCTCATGGACCAATTCCATCAGCTGCTGAGCCCGCGCACCCGGTTGGTCGCAGTGGCGCACATGTCCAACAGTCTGGGCACCATTCATCCGGTAGAGGAGATAATCGCAGCTGCGCATGGAGCCGGCAGCCTGGTGCTGATCGACGCAGCCCAGAGTGCCCCGCATGCACGCTTGGATGTGCAGGCGTTGGATGCGGACTTGGTCGCTTTCTCAGCCCATAAAATGCTCGGCCCTCTGGGCATCGGCGTATTATATGGCCGACGTTCGCTGCTGGAGGAGATGGATCCGCTGCTGTTCGGCGGCAATATGATCAGCCGGGTTGAACAGCATAAAACAACCTGGAACGACCTGCCCTGGAAGCTGGAGGCCGGCACGCAGAATCTGGCTGGCGCCGTTGGTTTGGCCGCAGCCTTGGATTATCTGGACGGGCTCGGCCTGGAGGCGATTGAGACGCACGATATTCAGCTCGGCCGAGCGGCGATGCAGCGGCTCAGCGCTATCCCCGGCCTCCAGGTCTATGGCCCGCTGAAAGCGCACGGACCGGTGGTGTCGTTCAACCTGGAGAACATCCATCCCCATGATCTGGCTACTTATCTGGATCAGGAACGCGTAGCAGTGCGTTCCGGCCATCATTGCTGCCAGCTGGTCATGAAACGGCTCAAGGTGGCGGCCACGGTGCGGGCCAGTTTCTACCTGTATAACGATGAGGAAGATGTACGCCGGTTGGCCGCCGCACTGGATCAAGCAAAGGACTATTTCAAAAAATGGCTCTAG
- a CDS encoding non-heme iron oxygenase ferredoxin subunit → MPWISLMALSELVDNTPRTVRVFGKKILVLRQGDRVYALEDRCSHENNPLADGYASPGKIACPRHGALFDLASGAALTPPAYEAVSVYPVTVENGVVRINVTEEAGYGS, encoded by the coding sequence ATGCCCTGGATTTCATTGATGGCCTTGTCCGAACTGGTGGACAACACGCCGCGTACGGTAAGAGTGTTCGGAAAAAAAATCCTCGTGCTGCGGCAAGGGGATCGAGTGTACGCCTTGGAGGACCGTTGCAGCCATGAGAATAATCCCTTGGCCGATGGTTATGCAAGTCCTGGAAAGATAGCCTGTCCCAGACACGGTGCGCTGTTCGATCTGGCATCCGGCGCAGCTCTGACGCCGCCGGCGTACGAGGCGGTGAGCGTGTATCCGGTGACGGTGGAGAACGGTGTGGTTCGAATCAATGTAACCGAAGAGGCCGGTTATGGCTCTTGA
- a CDS encoding DUF59 domain-containing protein, which produces MKEKNDKSTRLDQTIHALRLCFDPEIPVNIYDLGLIYDIDVDDPDRISIRMTLTSPLCPVAEILPSQVKKAVTAMTGVNDVAVTLVWDPPWSMDRMSEEARLELGWL; this is translated from the coding sequence ATGAAAGAGAAAAACGATAAATCAACGCGCCTGGATCAAACCATTCATGCGCTGCGCCTGTGCTTTGATCCCGAAATTCCGGTCAACATCTACGATCTGGGTTTGATCTATGACATCGATGTGGACGATCCGGATCGCATCTCGATCCGCATGACTCTGACGTCGCCGCTGTGTCCGGTGGCGGAAATTCTGCCGAGCCAGGTTAAAAAGGCGGTCACCGCCATGACTGGTGTGAACGACGTGGCGGTCACGCTGGTATGGGATCCCCCCTGGAGTATGGATCGTATGAGCGAAGAGGCCCGGCTGGAGTTGGGCTGGTTGTAA
- the sufD gene encoding Fe-S cluster assembly protein SufD, which translates to MKPFNDLLAGWEKKNQGRLPEQLQALRQAGREQFIQQGLPSRRHEAWRFTDVEQISEIDWCPAPALPLTEAEELLRPLTYWDSDALRLVFVNGRLEPHWSTRPTDIKGANLTTVAEILQGNGKAAWQQHLGRIADSTDYPFTSLNTALFEQGALVELESGVDLERPLHLYYVTVGDGAAAVHPRNLFVFGPSSRATIVETFIGLGGYFTNHVSEWLLQENAVVDHYKVQREALSAFHVSRTAVHQRADSRYQWHALSFGSRLERTDLTVTLDGTGIETGSDGLYLAQSGQWIDHHTLLHHQQPHGSSRQLYKGILTGEGGAVFNGRIKVSADAQKTDALQSNRNLLLSDRATVHAQPQLEILADDVRCTHGGTVGQLDPEALFYLQTRGLSRKDAVGLLVHAFAGEIVDRIRIPHLRGQVDNWVYEFLQLDQG; encoded by the coding sequence ATGAAACCGTTTAACGACCTTTTAGCCGGTTGGGAGAAAAAAAATCAGGGCCGGCTTCCGGAACAGTTGCAGGCGCTCAGACAGGCCGGGCGGGAGCAGTTTATTCAGCAGGGACTTCCAAGCCGGCGACATGAGGCGTGGCGTTTTACCGACGTGGAGCAGATCAGCGAGATCGACTGGTGCCCTGCGCCGGCGCTGCCGCTCACAGAGGCGGAAGAGCTGCTGCGGCCGTTGACCTACTGGGACAGCGACGCGCTTCGACTGGTCTTTGTCAACGGCCGGCTGGAGCCGCACTGGTCCACACGCCCCACGGATATCAAAGGAGCAAATCTGACCACTGTGGCGGAGATCCTTCAGGGCAACGGAAAAGCCGCTTGGCAACAGCACCTGGGCCGGATTGCCGATTCCACGGACTATCCGTTCACCAGCCTCAACACCGCACTCTTTGAGCAGGGCGCTTTGGTTGAGCTGGAGAGCGGCGTTGACCTCGAGCGCCCACTTCACCTTTACTATGTTACGGTGGGCGACGGCGCAGCCGCGGTGCATCCGCGCAATCTCTTTGTGTTCGGCCCTTCCAGCCGAGCCACCATAGTGGAAACGTTCATCGGCCTCGGCGGTTATTTCACCAACCATGTTTCAGAGTGGCTTTTGCAGGAAAACGCTGTGGTGGATCATTATAAAGTGCAGAGAGAGGCGCTTTCCGCTTTTCATGTGAGCCGGACAGCGGTCCATCAAAGAGCTGACAGCCGCTATCAATGGCACGCTCTTTCCTTTGGCAGCCGCCTGGAGCGCACCGACCTGACCGTAACCCTGGACGGCACAGGGATCGAGACTGGGTCGGATGGATTATATCTGGCCCAAAGCGGGCAATGGATCGACCATCATACGCTGCTCCACCACCAACAGCCTCATGGCAGCAGCCGTCAGTTGTACAAAGGCATTCTGACCGGCGAGGGCGGAGCGGTGTTCAACGGTCGCATCAAGGTGTCGGCGGACGCGCAAAAAACAGATGCACTGCAATCGAATAGAAACCTGCTCCTCTCCGACCGCGCAACGGTACACGCGCAGCCGCAGCTGGAGATCTTGGCCGATGACGTACGCTGCACCCATGGCGGCACGGTCGGTCAATTGGACCCAGAGGCGCTGTTCTACCTGCAGACCCGCGGACTGAGCCGAAAGGATGCCGTCGGCCTGCTGGTGCACGCTTTTGCCGGAGAGATCGTCGACCGCATTCGCATCCCGCATCTGCGCGGGCAGGTGGATAACTGGGTGTATGAGTTTTTGCAGCTGGATCAAGGATGA